In Alloyangia pacifica, the following proteins share a genomic window:
- the hrpB gene encoding ATP-dependent helicase HrpB: protein MQKLPIDAALPELISALRAQGRAVLQAPPGAGKTTRVPLAMLEAGLTPGRIVMLEPRRLAARAAATRMAETLGEAPGETVGYRIRGESKTSKATRIEVVTEGILTRMIQSDPDLPGVGAVIFDEFHERSLNADFGLALCLEIAGALRDDLLLLAMSATLDAGPVGELMQAPVITSEGRSFPVEPRWLERSVPKTQRFEQAMADLIVQAASETEGGLLAFLPGEGEIRRTEGLLKGRLSKDVTIRPLFGAMEFAAQRAAIRPEPPGSGTRKLVLATSIAETSLTIEDIRVVIDGGRARRARFDPGSGMSRLVTEKVTRAEATQRAGRGGRVAEGIAYKLWTRGEEGALHAFPPAEIETADLAGLALELALWGATPEELPFLTAPHPGAFAEAQALLTMLGALDAQGRITAHGRQLARLPLHPRLAHMLSLAGPEAAPLAALLAERDPLRGAPSDLSYRLEAIRDLRRFTESRPFEVTRAALDRIKQETRRLARAAGAGQAAENGERLSPAAQAALAYPDRIGLRRKGDAPRYQLSGGKGAVMDEADPLAQTRLIVVTDTDGNPREARIRQAIPIAESELRALFSEQIGWHEVCEWSRRDRRVIARRQERFGVLALDDRQWKDAPAEAISRAMLDGVRDLGIPLSDAARRFCARVEIGRAAGLDLPDMGPEALMAGIEDWLLPFLDGVKSVEDWKRFDLLPALRSRLDWGQMQALDAKVPGKFTTPLGREIPIDYSGEHPEITLRIQEMFGQRTHPMVGKVPLRVTLLSPARRPVQTTMDLPGFWAGSYADVRKDMKAQYPRHPWPEDPREADPTLRAKPRGT, encoded by the coding sequence ATGCAAAAACTGCCCATCGACGCCGCCCTTCCCGAGCTCATCTCCGCCCTGCGCGCGCAGGGCCGCGCCGTGCTGCAGGCACCGCCGGGCGCGGGCAAGACCACCCGGGTGCCGCTCGCCATGCTCGAGGCCGGGCTGACGCCGGGCCGCATCGTCATGCTCGAGCCGCGCCGGCTTGCCGCCCGCGCTGCCGCCACGCGCATGGCAGAGACGCTGGGCGAGGCCCCGGGCGAGACCGTCGGCTACCGCATCCGCGGCGAGAGCAAGACCTCGAAGGCGACCCGCATCGAGGTGGTGACAGAGGGCATCCTCACCCGGATGATCCAGTCCGACCCCGATCTGCCCGGTGTCGGCGCGGTGATCTTCGACGAATTCCACGAGCGTTCGCTCAACGCCGACTTTGGTCTCGCGCTCTGCCTCGAGATTGCCGGGGCGCTGCGCGACGATCTTCTCCTGCTCGCCATGTCCGCCACGCTCGACGCGGGTCCCGTTGGCGAGTTGATGCAGGCGCCGGTCATTACCTCCGAGGGCCGCAGCTTCCCGGTCGAGCCGCGCTGGCTCGAGCGCTCGGTGCCGAAGACCCAGCGCTTCGAGCAGGCCATGGCCGATCTCATCGTGCAGGCGGCCTCCGAGACCGAGGGAGGGCTGCTGGCCTTCCTGCCGGGCGAAGGCGAGATCCGCCGCACCGAGGGGCTGCTCAAGGGCCGCTTGTCCAAGGACGTCACCATACGTCCGCTCTTCGGTGCCATGGAGTTCGCCGCGCAGCGCGCTGCGATCCGCCCCGAGCCGCCGGGATCCGGCACCCGCAAGCTGGTGCTCGCCACCTCCATCGCCGAGACCTCGCTGACCATCGAGGACATCCGCGTGGTGATCGACGGCGGCCGTGCCCGGCGCGCCCGCTTCGATCCCGGCTCGGGCATGTCGCGGCTGGTGACGGAGAAGGTCACCCGCGCCGAGGCCACCCAGCGCGCGGGCCGCGGTGGCCGCGTCGCCGAGGGGATCGCCTACAAGCTCTGGACCCGGGGCGAGGAAGGGGCGCTGCACGCCTTCCCCCCCGCCGAGATCGAGACCGCCGATCTTGCCGGGCTGGCGCTGGAGCTGGCGCTCTGGGGTGCCACGCCCGAGGAGCTGCCGTTCCTCACCGCGCCCCACCCAGGCGCCTTTGCCGAGGCGCAGGCGCTGCTGACGATGCTCGGCGCGCTCGACGCGCAAGGGCGTATCACCGCCCATGGCCGCCAGCTCGCCCGGCTGCCGCTGCACCCGCGGCTGGCGCATATGCTCAGCCTCGCCGGTCCCGAGGCCGCGCCGCTCGCCGCGCTGCTGGCCGAGCGCGACCCGCTGCGCGGCGCCCCGTCCGACCTCAGCTACCGCCTCGAGGCCATCCGAGACCTGCGCCGTTTCACCGAAAGCCGCCCCTTCGAGGTGACCCGCGCCGCGCTCGATCGGATCAAGCAGGAGACCAGGCGGCTCGCGCGCGCCGCTGGCGCAGGGCAGGCTGCCGAGAACGGCGAGCGGCTCTCGCCAGCCGCGCAGGCCGCGCTCGCCTATCCCGACCGCATCGGGCTACGCCGCAAGGGCGATGCGCCGCGCTACCAACTCTCCGGCGGCAAGGGCGCGGTGATGGACGAGGCCGACCCGCTGGCGCAGACCCGGCTCATCGTGGTGACGGACACCGACGGCAACCCGCGCGAGGCGCGCATCCGCCAGGCCATCCCCATCGCCGAGTCCGAGCTGCGCGCGCTCTTCTCCGAGCAAATCGGCTGGCACGAGGTCTGCGAATGGTCGAGGCGGGACCGTAGGGTCATCGCCCGGCGGCAGGAGCGCTTCGGCGTGCTGGCGCTCGATGACCGGCAGTGGAAAGATGCGCCCGCCGAGGCAATCTCCCGCGCAATGCTGGACGGGGTGCGCGACCTGGGCATCCCGCTCTCCGATGCTGCCCGCCGGTTCTGCGCCCGTGTCGAGATCGGCCGCGCCGCCGGGCTCGACTTGCCGGATATGGGTCCCGAGGCGCTGATGGCCGGGATCGAGGACTGGCTGCTGCCTTTCCTGGACGGCGTGAAAAGCGTCGAGGACTGGAAGCGCTTCGACCTGCTTCCCGCCCTGCGGTCCCGGCTCGACTGGGGGCAGATGCAGGCGCTTGACGCCAAGGTTCCGGGCAAGTTCACCACGCCGCTCGGGCGCGAGATTCCGATCGACTACTCGGGCGAGCACCCCGAGATCACGCTGCGCATCCAGGAGATGTTCGGCCAGCG